TGTCCAGAACGGCGCCGATATTGTCCTCGACGGAAAGGCCCCGGAAGATCGACATTTCCTGCGGCAGGTAGCCGATGCCCAGCCGCGCGCGGCGGTACATCGGCAGGTAGGTCGCGTCGCGCCCGTCGATCAGGACCTGCCCGGCGTCGGGGTTCACCAGCCCGGCAATGGCGTAGAAAGAGGTGGTCTTGCCCGACCCGTTGGGTCCGAGCAGCGCCACCACTTCTCCGCGATCCAGCCGCATGGTCACGTCGCGGATCACGACGCGCTTGCGGTAGCTCTTGCGCAGGTGGGACACGCGAAGGCCGCTGTCGCCCTCGGTTACCGTCAACTCGGGCCTGGCCAACTACTGCCCTCCGCCCGTCTGCGCATCGTCCTGCTGCTGAAGCACCGTCTTCACCCGGCCCGACATCCGCGCGGTGCCGTCTGCGAGGTTGACGGTCATCCGTTCCGACGTCAGCGCGTTCGGCCCCTGCGTCAGCAGCACGTTGCCGGACATGACGACCTGCCCGGCCTCGATGTTGTAGTCGGCGCGCTCGGCCTCTGCCGCCTCGGAGCCGCTGACCATGACGACGCCGCCGGTCGCCTCCAGCCGCTCGATCCGGCCCGCGGCCTCGGCATAGACGACCAGAACGCGCGGCGCGGACAGGCGCATCTCGCCCTGCGCGATGATCACGTTGCCGGTGTAAAGGGCGGTGCCGTCGGTCTGGTTCACCTGCAACTGGTCCGCAGTGACCTCTACCGGGGCGCGGGTATCCTGCTGCATCCCGCCGAACTGCACCTGCGCCCCCTGCTGGGCCATGGCGGACAGCGGAAGCGCGGCAAGGGCGGCAGCAAGGACAAGGCGCATCATTCGGCAGAACTTTCTTCTTCTGGGGGCTGATATACCAGCTTTACGCCTTCGGTGAACAGCAATTGCACATCGCCGCCCGTGCCAGAGGCTTCTATCCGCATCCGTCCCGCCTCTAGCGTGCCAAGCGGGCCGGCGCCGCTGACCGGACCAAGCGTTTCCGCCTCTATCCGGTCCAGAACCGTCGTCATGGCATCGGTGTCCAGCGTGTAACCGGTAGAACTGCGTATCCGCACGCCGCCTTCCAGCAGGGCAGTCTCGGCGCTGCCGGTCAGGGTTGCGCTGAGGGCATCGAGAAGGATCTCGCTGCCGTCGGTCAGGCGCACGGCGGCGGCAAGATCGTCGGCCACGACGCGCCCGTCGGTCTGCGGGCGGACGCGGGTGGCGGTCATGGTCAGGAAATCGCCGCGCTGCGTCTTGCCGGAGTAATAGGGCGAGGAAACCCCCTCGCGCGACGTCTCGCCGTCCTGCAGGGCCTCGACGAAGGGCACTGTCTCCATCGGTTCGCGGCGATCCGACAGCAGGAAGATCGTCGACAGAAGCGCAAGCGCGACCAGCGGCAGGACGATCTTCGCCCAGGCGATCATCCGCGAGTAAAGGCCCAGGGCCCGGGCCATGGATCAACGCACCTCAGGCATGGGCGAAGATATCCGTGTCGGGCCAGCCTTCGAGGTCCAGCACCGCGCGCGTCGGAAGGAAGCCGAAGCAGGCTGCGGCCAGGTCGCTGCGCTCTTCGCGGTCCAGCATGGCGGTCAGGGCGTCGCGCAGGCGATGCAGATACAGCACGTCCGAGGCGGCATAGGCCATCTGCGCATCCGTCAGGGTCTCGGCGCCCCAGTCGCTGGACTGCTGCTGCTTCGAGATGTCGACGCCCAGCAGTTCCTGCGTCAGCGCCTTCAGTCCGTGCCGGTCAGTGTAGGTCCGCACCAGACGGCTGGCGATCTTGGTGCACCAGACCGGCGCGGCAAGGGCGCCGAAGGTGTTATACATCGCGGCAATGTCGAAGCGGCCATAGTGGAACAGCTTCAGAACCTCGGGATCTTCCAGCAGGCGGCAGAGGTTCGGTGCGCCGGTCTGGTCCTTCGCGACCTGTATAAGATGTGCATGCCCATCCCCGGCGGAAAGCTGCACGACACACAGCCGGTCGCGATGAGGGTGAAGCCCCATGGTCTCGCAATCAATGGCAACAACCGGCCCAAGGTCGAGGTCATCGGGCAAGTCGCCCCGGTGCAGAAAGTTCGTCACGGCTGACCTTGGGAAGTTCGCGGCGTTGATGCTGGACATATCCTCGTGGCGCGGGTCTTTCAACTCTGGCCCGTCCGGGTGGGGTGGCAGAATGGGGCGGTCCGGCCGCAAACGGGCCGGCTTGCGAATCAGAATCGGGCGGTTTTGTGGCGCTGTCGGGGCGAGGTTTGGGCGCAATGATCACGCCAAAATCCGGATCTGTAATATTTCGTGAGGAAAGTTACTCATCTCAAAGATGTTTTGCGTCGAGGCACTAGGGTGCCATTGGATCTGGCCGGGCTGCGCGCCTTGGGCTTACCGTTCGCTGCTAAAGGGCAAGAGCATTGTTTCCTGAGAAAGAGGGTGGTCTCCGCAATGATGCAGAGCGTTGCGGCGCGGATTGTGGAGAAATTTGACCAAACCTTCAAAAAAATCTGGAATTGTCGCCACGGCCTTCGGCGGACCTTGGCGGCGGCAGCCGAATTGTTTCCCGCTCATCGGCTTCGGTGAGGCCCGTCCGACGATGGTGCCGGGGTGGGAAATCGCGATTTGACACGTCTTTCGGAGGCCAGAAGCCGAGTGAAAAACCTCGCTTTATTCCAGATGTTCGAGGCCCCCATTCAACCCAAAAGTGTATTACGTTGGCTCTGTTGACGGAAGGCAAAGGTCCATTCATAACAGCGTCGTACAGTGGATTTGACAGAATTTGGTCTCAATTCGCTGGGCTGCTGCGCTGGGGGTTGGTGCAATAGGTGAATTGGGAGTGTGCTGTGCGCACAGCGTCAGCTGGCGACTTCCCGACAGGCTGCGGTTGCTGGGCCGCAGGGCGCGCCAAAGTGGCGTGCCATGTCCGGGAAAAGCTGTTCGCTGCACTGGTTCCTCTCGTCTGTGATTGGCTCGAAGGAGGTCAATTTGTCTGTATACATGCGCCAGCCGATGCCAACGGCAGCCAAGATGGACGTCGGCGTCCGTAATACCCTGTCCGCTTCGTCGTACAGCCAGTTTTACCGCAATGGTCTGAAACGCGTCCTCGACATCGTTCTGGTGGTCCTGTCGGCCGTGCCCGCCCTGACAGTGGTGCTGTTCTGCGCCGTGCTGGTCGCGTTGGACGGCAAATCGCCGTTCTATACGCAGCTTCGCGTCGGCAGGGGCGGTCGGACCTTCCGCATGCTCAAGCTGCGCTCTATGGTGGCCGATGCAGACGCCCTGCTGGCCAAGCATCTGCAAGACGACCCGGCGGCCCAGGCCGAGTGGGCGCATACGCAAAAGCTGCGCAACGATCCCCGGATCACTTGGATCGGACGGATCATCCGCAAGACTTCGCTGGACGAGCTTCCGCAGCTTTGGAACGTCCTGATCGGCGACATGAGCCTCGTCGGTCCGCGCCCGATGCTGCCCAGCCAGACCGACATCTATCCCGGCACGGCCTATTACGCGCTGCGGCCCGGCTTGACCGGTTTCTGGCAGGTCTCGGTGCGGCACGAGAGCTCTTTCGCCGAGCGTGCCCGCTATGACACGGCCTACCTGTGGGAGCTGTCGCTCCGCACGGATATCAGCGTGATGCTTCGGACTGTTCAGGTGGTCCTGCGCGGCACCGGCTGCTGACCGGCTGACCCCGGAACCGCCGGAGGTCCGGGCAGGAACAGACGGGGCGCCAGGGCCAGTGCGCGCCACCCCTCGCAAAGAAAAACGCCGCGGCCAGGGCCGCGGCGTTTCTGTTTATCCGAAGCGAAGCCTGGATCAGGCGTTCGGCAGGATCACGATTTCGACCCGGCGGTTCTGGGCCTTGCCCGCAGAGGTCAGGTTCGACGCGATGGGCTGGTCTTCGCCACGGCCGACGACGCTGAGGCGCGAGGACGGCACACCCTCGGAGACCAGCACGTTGGCGACCGACTGGGCGCGGCGCTGCGAGAGGTTCAGGTTGTAGGACGCATCGCCGTCAGAGTCGGTGTGGCCAATGACCTGCGCGGTGGTGTTCGGGTAGGCCA
This region of Ponticoccus alexandrii genomic DNA includes:
- a CDS encoding ribonuclease H-like domain-containing protein, whose product is MSSINAANFPRSAVTNFLHRGDLPDDLDLGPVVAIDCETMGLHPHRDRLCVVQLSAGDGHAHLIQVAKDQTGAPNLCRLLEDPEVLKLFHYGRFDIAAMYNTFGALAAPVWCTKIASRLVRTYTDRHGLKALTQELLGVDISKQQQSSDWGAETLTDAQMAYAASDVLYLHRLRDALTAMLDREERSDLAAACFGFLPTRAVLDLEGWPDTDIFAHA
- a CDS encoding sugar transferase, encoding MDVGVRNTLSASSYSQFYRNGLKRVLDIVLVVLSAVPALTVVLFCAVLVALDGKSPFYTQLRVGRGGRTFRMLKLRSMVADADALLAKHLQDDPAAQAEWAHTQKLRNDPRITWIGRIIRKTSLDELPQLWNVLIGDMSLVGPRPMLPSQTDIYPGTAYYALRPGLTGFWQVSVRHESSFAERARYDTAYLWELSLRTDISVMLRTVQVVLRGTGC
- the lptA gene encoding lipopolysaccharide transport periplasmic protein LptA, whose product is MMRLVLAAALAALPLSAMAQQGAQVQFGGMQQDTRAPVEVTADQLQVNQTDGTALYTGNVIIAQGEMRLSAPRVLVVYAEAAGRIERLEATGGVVMVSGSEAAEAERADYNIEAGQVVMSGNVLLTQGPNALTSERMTVNLADGTARMSGRVKTVLQQQDDAQTGGGQ